A window of the Henckelia pumila isolate YLH828 chromosome 3, ASM3356847v2, whole genome shotgun sequence genome harbors these coding sequences:
- the LOC140887676 gene encoding (-)-isopiperitenone reductase-like codes for MAEQTLNLQTKRYAVVSGANKGIGFEICKQLASRGIHVILTSRDTKRGIEAKEKLERHHGVSNNVVFHQLDVVDPVSIAALVDFVETNYGKLDILVNNAGVGGIGIDGDSLIISQLVEGDIASVFSHGEPEAVELKNGKFIESFGDAKHCIQTNYYGPKRVTEALIPLLQLSHSPRIVNVSSIMGNLRLLPNEWAKGILSNAETLTEEKIDQVIQEFLKSFEEGSLETNRWPTQLAAYKISKASLSAYTRIMAKKFPTFCINCACPGFVRTDMTCNQGPLSVEEGAEVMVNLALLADGGPSGSFFYRNEASFF; via the exons ATGGCTGAACAAACGCTAAACCTCCAGACAAAGAG GTATGCAGTCGTGAGTGGTGCAAATAAAGGGATTGGGTTTGAAATTTGCAAGCAATTGGCTTCAAGAGGAATACATGTGATATTAACATCTAGGGATACCAAGAGAGGCATTGAAGCTAAAGAAAAGCTTGAGAGACACCATGGTGTTTCCAATAATGTTGTTTTTCATCAGCTAGATGTTGTCGACCCTGTCAGCATCGCCGCCCTCGTTGATTTCGTCGAAACGAACTATGGGAAGCTTGATATTTTG GTGAATAATGCAGGTGTTGGTGGGATAGGTATAGATGGAGACTCTCTAATTATTTCACAGCTCGTGGAAGGAGACATTGCTTCTGTTTTCTCCCACGGAGAG CCAGAGGCAGTTGAGCTGAAAAATGGGAAATTTATAGAGAGTTTTGGGGATGCAAAACATTGCATTCAAACCAACTATTATGGTCCAAAAAGGGTGACAGAAGCTCTGATTCCCCTACTACAACTCTCTCATTCACCAAGAATTGTCAATGTGTCTTCCATTATGGGGAATTTAAGG CTTTTACCCAATGAATGGGCTAAAGGGATACTAAGCAATGCAGAAACCTTGACAGAAGAGAAAATAGACCAAGTCATCCAAGAATTCCTCAAGAGTTTCGAAGAGGGTTCGCTGGAAACAAACCGATGGCCTACTCAACTTGCAGCATACAAAATTTCGAAAGCATCCTTGTCTGCATACACAAGAATCATGGCCAAAAAATTCCCAACTTTCTGCATCAACTGTGCATGTCCCGGATTTGTTCGAACAGATATGACTTGCAATCAGGGTCCTTTATCTGTCGAAGAAGGAGCTGAAGTCATGGTGAACCTGGCTTTGTTGGCTGATGGAGGGCCGTCGGGATCCTTCTTTTATCGGAACGAGGCGTCGTTCTTTTAG
- the LOC140887675 gene encoding bifunctional protein FolD 4, chloroplastic-like, which yields MFKSFAKGQTWSCGGMYGNLGRKTAFAAAVVSITTRFSVHGCYRGLHRVFLVDNIRFPLASTSRSFETDATSVVTEASSKIIDGSSVARDIRDEIATEISKMKGSSGVVPGLGVILVGSRKDSATYVENKKIACEAVGINSYNVHLPEDSSEQEVLKHISGFNNDPSVHGILVQLPLPSHMNEQIILNAVRIEKDVDGLNPLNIGLLAMLDREPLFVPCTPKGCIELLHRYGVSIEGKRAVVIGRSNIVGLPAALLLQREYATVTVVQPGTKNPEELTREADIIISAVGQPNMVRGSWIKPGSVVIDVGINPIKDDTSPRGYRMVGDVCFEEASKIASAITPVPGGVGPMTIAMLLSNTLISAKRANQCFQNGTRPGKAVKNWSTLWSEKSSKTGGTKNW from the exons ATGTTCAAATCATTTGCGAAAGGCCAAACGTGGAGCTGCGGCGGCATGTACGGAAACCTCGGTCGTAAGACGGCCTTCGCCGCCGCGGTGGTCAGCATAACCACACGTTTCTCCGTCCACGGGTGCTATCGTGGGTTGCACAGAGTTTTTCTTGTGGATAATATTCGATTCCCTTTGGCTTCCACCAGTAGAAGTTTCGAGACGGATGCCA CTTCAGTGGTCACAGAAGCATCCTCTAAGATTATTGATGGAAGTTCAGTGGCCAGAGACATCAGAGACGAAATAGCGACTGAAATATCAAAGATGAAGGGATCTTCAGGGGTTGTTCCTGGATTGGGAGTCATTCTTGTTGGGAGCCGGAAAGATTCTGCAACTTACGTAGAAAACAAGAAGATAGCTTGTGAAGCTGTAGGAATCAATTCTTATAATGTGCACTTGCCTGAAGACTCCTCAGAACAAGAAGTGCTTAAACATATCTCAGGGTTCAATAATGATCCTTCAGTCCATGGTATCCTTGTGCAGTTGCCTTTGCCTTCC CATATGAATGAGCAGATTATCTTAAATGCTGTTCGTATTGAAAAGGACGTGGATGGACTAAACCCACTAAACATCGGTCTTTTAGCGATGTTAGATAGAGAACCTTTATTTGTTCCATGTACACCCAAGGGATGCATTGAGTTGTTGCATAGATACGGTGTTTCTATCGAGGGAAAGAGGGCTGTCGTAATTGGCAGGAGTAATATCGTGGGATTGCCTGCTGCTCTTCTtctgcaa AGGGAATATGCCACGGTCACTGTCGTTCAGCCAGGAACAAAAAATCCCGAGGAGCTCACTAGAGAAGCTGATATTATAATCTCAGCTGTGGGTCAGCCAAACATGGTTAGAGGTAGCTGGATCAAGCCTGGTTCGGTTGTCATTGATGTTGGAATTAATCCCATTAAG GATGATACTAGCCCACGAGGCTATCGAATggttggagatgtttgttttgaGGAAGCAAGCAAAATTGCTTCTGCTATCACCCCAGTTCCAGGTGGAGTTGGACCAATGACCATAGCAATGCTTCTCTCAAATACACTTATCTCTGCCAAGAGAGCTAATCAATGTTTCCAAAACGGGACCAGACCTGGCAAAGCTGTCAAGAACTGGAGCACTCTGTGGTCTGAAAAAAGCAGCAAAACTGGAGGAACAAAGAATTGGTGA
- the LOC140891158 gene encoding LIM domain-containing protein PLIM2b-like — MSSSFTGTLDKCKACDKTVYFVDLLSADGVTFHKSCFKCSHCKGTLVMSNYSSMDGVLYCKPHFEQLFKESGNFSKNFQNAKSDKDNSTAKAPTKVSAMFSGTQDKCPACHKTVYPFEKMTMEGESFHKSCFKCAHGGCHLTHSSYAALDGILYCKVHFQQLFMEKGNYQHVLDAATNKKSAVEPVEPTGNVDDAEEHEQLNEGEEDGGPDPEHEKPQEQS, encoded by the exons ATGTCTTCGTCGTTTACAGGAACATTGGATAAGTGCAAGGCCTGTGACAAGACTGTTTACTTTGTCGATTTGTTATCAGCAGATGGCGTAACTTTTCATAAATCTTGCTTCAAATGCAGCCATTGTAAAGGGACTCTTGTG ATGAGTAACTATTCGTCAATGGATGGAGTCCTATATTGCAAGCCTCACTTTGAACAACTCTTCAAAGAGTCTGGAAATTTTAGCAAGAACTTCCAGAATG CAAAGTCGGACAAGGACAATTCCACG GCAAAGGCACCAACCAAGGTCTCTGCCATGTTCTCTGGAACCCAAGACAAATGCCCTGCTTGTCACAAAACCGTGTACCCATTTGAAAAG ATGACTATGGAAGGAGAATCATTCCACAAATCATGCTTCAAATGTGCTCATGGGGGTTGTCACCTCACGCACTCGTCGTATGCTGCTTTGGATGGCATCCTGTATTGCAAGGTCCATTTCCAGCAACTCTTCATGGAGAAGGGAAATTACCAACATGTGCTCGACGCAGCCACTAACAAGAAAAGTGCCGTGGAGCCGGTCGAACCCACCGGGAACGTGGACGACGCCGAAGAACACGAGCAGCTGAATGAAGGCGAGGAGGATGGTGGTCCCGATCCAGAACATGAGAAGCCTCAGGAACAATCTTAA